The DNA sequence TTGGGGTTAGAGAACATCTTTGATTGCATAGGCTGTTCAGACGAGCAAAACGTTTCCTTTGCTTGTTTAAGACTGAAAGATTCAGCACTTTCTTGGTGGATAGTGTCAAAAAGATACTTGAATGCTGACGGGGCTGCAGTGACATGGGAGAAGTTTAAGGACTTATTCTATAAGAGATATTTCCCTAGTTGGTTGAAGCATGAGAAGCATCGTGAACTCTGGAAGTTGGGACAAGGAAACAGAACCGTGATTGAGTATGATGAAGAATTCATTACCTTGTCTTCTCTTGTTTCTGAACTAAATCCAGACGATTCTTTGGAAGCTAGGCTGTTCTATGAAGGCTTAAGGCCAGATATTAGTCGACAACTTTGCTTCACGGATAACGTGTCGTACTCCGATCTTAGAAACTCGGCGTTACTGGTGGAACAGTGCCTTAACCGTAAAGATGTTTGaagtagaaagaaaagggTAGCAGCAAACCAG is a window from the Cucurbita pepo subsp. pepo cultivar mu-cu-16 unplaced genomic scaffold, ASM280686v2 Cp4.1_scaffold002017, whole genome shotgun sequence genome containing:
- the LOC111786568 gene encoding uncharacterized protein LOC111786568; the protein is MKTNRPLIAAEPAMNLGDVCDEICSLIREGLRVVAARQTNEEHNSKFNQFFVCQPPWFGEDTDPLVAKRWVLGLENIFDCIGCSDEQNVSFACLRLKDSALSWWIVSKRYLNADGAAVTWEKFKDLFYKRYFPSWLKHEKHRELWKLGQGNRTVIEYDEEFITLSSLVSELNPDDSLEARLFYEGLRPDISRQLCFTDNVSYSDLRNSALLVEQCLNRKDV